The following are encoded together in the Anaerolineae bacterium genome:
- the hisG gene encoding ATP phosphoribosyltransferase: MFRGTVETVRLALPSKGQLEEPTLAFLERCGMRVSKTNPRQYLARMPAFPQVEVLFQRPADIFAKVRDGDVCLGITGFDVVAEGRSDGDETLVLYENLGYGGCDLVLAVPEGWLDVNCLADLADLALEWWEQGRPLRIATKYPNLVREFLYRKDIHHFTLVEASGAIEAAPAIGYADLIADITATGTTLRENRLKQLDDGVILHSEACFIGNRSMLARGGPALAVAEQMLEFIEAHHRGRRYRSILANIPCHEPAALARQMLDRPVIAGLRGPSFLPIYDANGDCVAVTVSIVVREEQLHQAIQEFRRLGSTEVIVSPVEYIFRAESEAVGRLRRALGKN; the protein is encoded by the coding sequence ATGTTTAGAGGGACAGTGGAAACGGTGCGGCTGGCCTTGCCCAGCAAGGGACAGCTGGAGGAGCCGACGCTGGCGTTCCTGGAACGCTGTGGCATGCGCGTCTCCAAGACCAACCCGCGCCAGTACCTGGCGCGCATGCCGGCCTTCCCTCAGGTGGAGGTGCTCTTCCAGCGGCCGGCGGATATCTTCGCCAAAGTGCGCGACGGCGACGTCTGCCTGGGCATCACCGGCTTTGACGTCGTCGCGGAAGGCCGCTCGGACGGGGATGAGACCCTGGTCCTGTACGAGAACCTGGGCTACGGCGGGTGCGACCTGGTGCTGGCGGTGCCGGAGGGATGGCTGGACGTCAACTGCCTGGCGGACCTGGCGGACCTGGCGCTGGAATGGTGGGAGCAGGGCCGGCCCCTGCGCATCGCCACCAAGTACCCCAACCTGGTGCGGGAGTTCCTCTATCGCAAGGATATCCACCACTTCACCCTGGTCGAGGCCTCGGGGGCCATTGAGGCCGCGCCGGCCATCGGCTACGCCGATCTCATCGCCGATATCACCGCCACCGGCACGACCCTGCGGGAGAACCGCCTCAAACAGTTGGACGACGGCGTCATCCTGCATTCGGAGGCCTGTTTCATTGGCAACCGGAGCATGCTGGCGCGGGGCGGGCCGGCCCTGGCGGTGGCGGAGCAGATGTTGGAGTTCATCGAGGCGCATCATCGCGGCCGGCGTTACCGCTCCATCCTGGCAAACATCCCCTGCCATGAGCCAGCCGCGCTGGCGCGGCAGATGCTCGACCGGCCGGTCATCGCCGGCCTGCGCGGCCCCTCGTTCCTCCCTATTTACGACGCCAACGGTGACTGCGTGGCGGTCACCGTCAGCATCGTGGTGCGCGAGGAGCAACTGCATCAGGCCATCCAGGAGTTCCGCCGGCTCGGCAGTACCGAAGTCATCGTCTCACCGGTGGAATATATCTTCCGCGCGGAATCGGAAGCGGTCGGGCGTCTGCGCCGGGCGCTCGGGAAGAATTGA